The Aggregicoccus sp. 17bor-14 genome contains the following window.
TCCCCGTTCTATGCGGGGGGCGGCGGGCACGCGGCTTGTACGAAGTTGCGCTCAGGGCGCCCGGCCCGGCTGCTGCTGGTGGCGAAGAGCCACTCGACCGACGGCGAGAGCGCGATGCGCAGTTCGGGGTCGGACGGCCATGAGCGTGTCCGTCCCCTAGAGCACGCCGTCCACCACCCAGACCCCGGGGCTGCCGGACTCGACGCACACCCAGCCGCGCGGGGCACCGGGGGCCGGCAGGCTGTTGAGCACCCGGTCTCCCCGCGACCAGGTGCCGCGGGTGGGGAGGGCAGGGGCCCCTGCCGTCTTGAGATCCTGGTCGCTGTGGAAGAGGAAGGCGCTGCCGTCCGCGGTGGTCTCGTGGTTGTCGCGGTAGTGGCTGCGCACGGCGGCGTTGCCGGGGCTCGCGTCGAAGTAGACGGAGTAGAGGCCCCGGCGCACGGGGAAGGTGTCGCGCAGCGTGTTGCCCTCGATGACCACGTCCTCGAGCCGGCTCGCGAGGTAGAACGCCGCACGGTAGGACGGCGGCACGCCCACGTTCTGCCCGAAGTCCACGAAGAGGTTCTGCGCGACGCGCACGTTGACCGCCCGCGCCCCGGTGAGGGCGTTGGCCATGCGCAGGCCCGCAACGGGCGCGCGGCTGATGAGGTTGCCCATCACCACCACGTCCTCCACGTCCCCGGCGGGCAGGAGGCTGAGGCCCGCGGTGAGGAAGGCGTCGGCCATGGGGCGGCCGTCGGCGGGCTCGTCCTCGTGGGTGACGGTGTTGCCCCGGACGACGATGCCCCGCAGCCGCCCCTCCAGCGCTCCGCTCGCGCGGTACACGAAGGAGATGCCCGCGCAGCTGCCCTGCCCGTGTGACACCTGGGCCACGGAGAGCACGTTGTCCGAGACGACGACGTTGCTCAGCACCCGGCCGGTGATGCTCCACAGCTGGATGCCCCAGTTGCAGCGCGAGAAGGTGTTGCCCGTCACCTGCAGGTCGTTGCCCGAGGGGACCTCGGGCGCGCTCCCGCTCGCCGACACGGCGTTCACCCCCGTCCAGTAGCCGTCCGAGTGGTTGCCGGTGACGAGCGAGGGGCCGCGGTGCGTCTCGATGCACGCGCGCGCCCCGCTGCCGATGGCCGCGCTGAAGGTGTTGCCCTGCGCCTCGTGGTGCGTGCAGTCGAAGTAGACGGCCGAGTTGTCGTAGTCCGCGACGCCGTCCTTCGGCCGGAAGCGGAACTCGCAGCTGCGCACGCTCACGCGCGTGAGGTCCACGCCGTTGAGCCTCACCGTGTTGACGCCCGCGCCGTCGAAGCGCACCCCCTCCACGTGCACGTCGCTGCCGGCGAAGACGCGCAGCGCGTTCTGCACCGCCGACTCCTGCCCCGTGCGCACGCTGCCCGTGCGGTTCGCCTCGGTGTTCTGGTCGATCCACAGGTTGCTGATGCGCACGTCCGTGAGCGGGGTGGCGTCCGTCGCCGCACCCAGCAGCGTGCCGTAGTCGCCGGCGTCGTCGCGCACCTTGAGGACGCTGGACAGCCCCTGCCCGGTGAGGTGCACGCCGCTGCGCAGCACGAGCCGCGTGCGCGCGCTGGGCGAGACGCGGAAGGTGCCGCTCGGGACGAGCACCATGCCGCCCCCGGCCGCCCCGGCCGCGTCCAGCGCCGCCTGGATGGCGGCCGTGTCGTCCGTGACGCCGTCGCCGCGCGCGCCGAACGCCGTGACGTCGAAAGGCTGTCCCGTGGGAGGAGGGGGGCTGCCGGGAGAAGGGGAGCCGCCACCGCAGGCCAGGAGCGCGGGCAGGGTGAGAAAGAGCCGACGGTTCATCGCGCGCTTCACGGTAGGCACGCGCCCGGGGCGCCCCCCGCCGCGCCGCCGCGCCCCTATCCACCAGCCGCAAGACGCGGCGCGGAAGTGGCGCGCAGAGGACACGGGGATTGCCCACGAGGGCGTACCGGAGCGGCGCAGCGCCCACCTTCCGCTCGCCGTGCAGGCAGGCCTGACGGCCCCCCGAGCAGCTGCCGGCATCTCGACCGGGCCGATGTTCAGCCCCAGGCCCCCGTGACGGGCTGCGCTTCTGGCCACGCCGCGGGCTCCCCACCATCGGGTGCGAGGAGGCGCGCGCATGAGCGAGCCGGAGAAGGCGCATTACTGGTGGCAGACCGGGGTCATCTACGAGGTCTACGTCCGGTCCTTCCAGGACTCGGACGGCGACGGCATCGGGGACCTCGCGGGCCTGCGGCGGCGGCTGGACTACCTGCAGTGGCTGGGGGTGGACATCCTCTGGCTCACGCCCATCTACCCCTCGCCAATGGTGGAGTTCGGCTACGACATCGCGAACTACACGGACGTGGAGCCGCTGTTCGGCACGCTCGCGGAGTTCGACGGGCTGCTCGCCGATGCGCACGCGCGCGGCATGCACATCGTGCTCGACATCGCGCCCAACCACTCCTCGCACCGCCACCCGTGGTTCATCGAGTCGCGCTCCTCGTGCACCCACCCGAAGGCCGACTGGTATCTCTGGCGGGACCCCGGGCCGGATGGCGGGCCTCCCAACAACTGGCTCAGCGCCTTCGGCGGGGAGAGCGCGTGGGAGTTCGAGCCGCGGCGCGGCCAGTACTACTACCACGCGTTCATGAAGGAGCAGCCGGACCTCAACTGGCGCAACCCCGAGGTCGAGCGCGCCCTCTTCGACGCCCTGCGCTTCTGGCTGAGGCGCGGCGTGGACGGCTTCCGCATCGACGTCATCTGGCACCTGCTCAAGGATGCCCAGTTCCGCGACAACCCGCCCAACCCCCACTACGACCCGCGCTCGATGCCGTCCAACGATGCGCAGCGCGCCCTCTACAACACGGACCGCTACGAGGTGGTGGAGATCGTGCAGCGCATGCGCAGCGTGCTGCGCGAGTTCGGCAAGGACAAGCTGATGATCGGCGAGCTGTACCACTCGCCCGAGCGCCTGGTGCGCTTCTACGGCGAGTCGGCCGGCGGCGCGCAGATGCCCCACAACCAGATGCTGGTGCTGATGCCGTGGAAGGCGGACGTCCTGCGCGACGCCATCGAGACCTACCTGGCGGCCATCCCCGAGGACTGCTGGCCCAACTGGGTGCTCAGCAACCACGACAAGCCGCGCATCGCCACCCGCGTGGGGCGGCCCGCCCAGGCACGCGTGGCGCGCATGCTGTTGTGCACCCTGTTCGGCACGCCCACGCTCTACTACGGAGACGAGCTGGGCATGGAGAACGTGCCCATCCCGCCCGAGCGGCTGCGCGATCCCTTCGAGGCGCTGGACCCCGGCCGCGGCCAGGGGCGCGATCCGCAGCGCACGCCCATGCAGTGGGAGGCGAGCGCGCCCCACGCCGGCTTCACCCGCGGCGAGCCCTGGCTGCCGCTGAGCGAAGACTGGCGCGAGGTGAACGTCGAGGTGCAGCGCGGGCGCCCCGACTCGATGCTCAACCTCACGCGCGACCTGCTCACCCTGCGCCGCGCCGAGCCCGCCTTCACGGTGGGCCGGCACCGGCTCGTGCTCAACGAGGGGCCCGTGCTCGCCTACCGCCGCGAGCACGAGCAGGGCAGCTTCCTCGTCGCGCTCAACCTGTCGCGCGACTACGCGACGCTCGCGGCGCCGCGCGGCTGGGAGGAGCTGCAGCCCGTGATGTCCACCCTGGGGCCGGTCGCAGCGGCGAGGGTGCACGGCGTCATCGCGCTGCGCCCGGACGAGGGACTCATCCTGCGCAAGGTCTGAAACCGCCCGTCACGCGCCGCGGGCCGTCTTCCTGCGCCCGTCCAGCAGCTCGACGAGGTTGTCCAGCGTCCGGCTGGTGCCCGTATGGACGCCCAGCTTCACGAACATCTCGAAGTGCTCGGCCGACGCACACTGGATCGACACGTTCATCTGGGTGCCGCGCTCATGGCGCCGCAAGGCGACCGTGCCCTTCGCGCCCAGGGCGTGGAACTCGAGCCGGCGCGGCCGGTCGACCACCGCGTACACGCCCTCGAAGGGCGGCGCGTGGCCCGCCGTCACGAAGCGGAAGGCGCCCTGTGGCTTGAGGTCGATGGTGCACGAGACGAGCGGCGCTCCGGTGGGGTCCCACCACTGCGAGATCTCCTCCGGCTGCGTCCAGGCATCGAACACCTCCTCCGGGGACGCGCTCAGGGTGCGCTCGAAGGAAACGGTCTTCTGCTCTCGGTCGATTATGTCTGTCATCGTGTTCCTCGCTGACGGTCGGACTGGGACGCCTTCTTCTTCTTCAGGTGGGCCTCGAGGCGGTCGAAGCGCCCCTCCCACTGCTCTCGGAATGGCTGCAGCCACGCATCCGCGGTCTTGAGCGCCGCAGGAACGAGCCGCCGGGGCCGGCTCTGCGCGTCGCGCCCCGTCTCGATGAGTCCGGCGGCCTCGAGCACGCGCAGGTGCTTGGAGATGGTGGGCTGCGCGAGCTGAAAGGGCTCCGCGAGCTGCGACACCGTCGCCTCGCCCTGCGCGAGCTTCGCGAGGATCGCGCGCCGGGTCGGGTCGGCGAGCGCACTGAAGACGGCCGTGAGCTGCTCGTGGGTGTGCATTGCCGATTGGCTATATAGCCAATCGGCAATGAACGTCAAATGCGTGCCGCTGTCTGCGCTCGGCGGAACGTCTACTCCCTCCAGCGCACCCGCAGCGCGCACCCCGGCGCCGGGGCGGGGAGCACCTCGACGATGGTGCCCTTCGCGCCCGTCACCTCCGCGCCCTGCTCGATGACGCCTGCGAAGTAGCCGGGGATGCGGTGCACGTCGTTGAAGTGCAGCACCATCTCGGTGGGCCCAGCCGCCTCGGTGCGCACCGCGATGTAGTTGGAGCCCGAGCGGAAGTTGCGCTCCATGCGCTCGAGCGTGCGCCGCGGGCCGAGGACCCGCATCAGCGGCGCGAGCGCCTTGCCCATGAGCGTGTCCATGTAGCCCGAGAAGAAGTGCCGCCCCACCCGGCGCAGCGCCTGCTCCTCGGGGAGCCCGGGGTACAGCACCTCGGAGGCGATGCGGACCCACCGCGCGAAGCGCTCGGCCGGGTAGCCCGCCGCGAGCGGCCGCTCCAGGTCGAGCCCCTCCTCGCGCAGCCGCCCCTTGAGCTCGGGCGACATCTTGCTGGCGAGCCCGCGCACGAACAGGCCCTCGACCGTCTGCGGAAAGATCAGCTGCTCGTCGGCGTTCACAGGGAGCCCTTCATGCGCGAAGCGTAGCATCCCCCGCGCCCGGAGGCGGCCTGCGCCAGCGCCGCCGGGGTGGGGGAGCACCCGACCTCGGGACGAGGGAAAGACGGTTGCCGGCGGCGTCGCACGGGAGGACCGTTGGGGCAAGGAGACCCACGCCATGGAGACCCGAAACGAGCACCCCGGCATCCAGCCCGCCGAGGACATGCACGGCCATCCCACCACGGTGCGCGGTGAGCCCGTGGACGGCCTGCCGCTGCGAGGCCCCAACGACGAGGAGGAGCAGGTGCACGCCGCAGACGACCCGGCTCGCTCCCACGAGCTGCCGGAGGCCGCGCCTTCCGGGGGATAGCGCCTGCCTGCACGCGAGGCAGGAGTGCAAAAGGACGAACGGACGCGTCCAACCGGCAGGCCTGCGCCGTAGCCTTGTGCATGCTCGACCCCCTCTCCGTCGTCCCGCGCGAGCGGCTCAGCGCGCTCAACGAGGTCCCCGCCGACCCCTCGCGGGACGTGGTCCTCTACTGGCAGGTGATGGCGCGCCGCACGCGCTTCAACTTCGCGCTCGAGTACGCCGTGGCGGCCGCGCGCGCGTGGAACAGGCCCCTCGTCGTGCTCGAGGCCCTGCGCGCGGGCTACCCCTGGGCGAGTGACCGGCTGCACCGCTTCGCGCTGGACGGGATGCGCGACAACGCGGCCGCGTACGGCGCCGCGCGGGTCGCGCACGTGCGCTACGTGGAGCCCGAGCCGGGAGCGGGCCACGGACTGCTCGAGGCGCTCGCGCGCCGCGCGTGCCTCGTCGTCACGGACGAGTTCCCGGAGTTCTTCCTCCCCCACATGCTGAAGGCCGCCGGCCGCAAGCTCGCGGACCTGGGCGTGCGGCTCGAGGCCGTGGACGGCAACGGGCTGCTGCCCCTGCGGGTGGCCGAGCGCGCGTGGCCCACGGCGCCGCACTTCCGCCGCATGCTGCAGCACCGGCTGCCCGAGCACCTCGGGTGGTTCCCGGCCGAGGCGCCGCTGCGCGAGGCGCGCGCCCTGCCTCCGGTGGAGGGCACGCTGAGCCGCTGGCTCGAGGGCGTGCGGGCGAAGTGGCCCAACCCAGCCGAGGCGCTGATCGGGGAGGACGCCGGCGCGGCGGCGCGCGCGCTCGCGGCGCTGCCCATCGACCACGGCGTGCCCGCCGTGCCCTTCGAGGGAGGCCCCGAGAAGGGCGGGCGCGTGCTCGCCGGCTTCCTGCAGCGCAAGTTCGACACGTACGCAACGCGCCGCAACGAGGCGGAGGACCCGAGCAACAGCGGGCTCAGCCCCTACCTGCACTGGGGCTTCGTCAGCGTGCACGAAGTCTTCGCGGCCATCGCCGAGCGCGAGGACTGGACCCCACTGCGGCTGGCGCCCAAGCCCACCGGCAAGCGCGAAGGCTGGTGGGGCATGGGCGCGAGCGCGGAGGCCTTCCTCGACGAGCTCGTGACGTGGCGCGAGCTCTCGTACAACACGGCGCACTTCGTGGACGCGCACGACACCTACGGCTCGCTGCCGGAGTGGGCGCGCGCGACCCTGCACGCGCACCGGCGTGACGAGCGCGCCGAGCTCTTCACGCGCGACGAGCTGGAGGCCGGAGGCACCTACGACGCGCTGTGGAACGCGACCCAGGGCCAGCTGCGCACCGAGGGGCGCATCCACAACTACCTGCGCATCCTGTGGGGCAAGAAGTTCCTCGAGTGGACGCGGGAGCCGGAGGAGGCGCTCGCCTTCATGCTCCACCTCAACAACCGCTGGGCGCTCGACGGGCGCAACCCCAACTCCACCGCGGGCATCACCTGGGTGATGGGCCGCTACGACCATGCGTGGCAGGAG
Protein-coding sequences here:
- a CDS encoding deoxyribodipyrimidine photolyase — encoded protein: MLDPLSVVPRERLSALNEVPADPSRDVVLYWQVMARRTRFNFALEYAVAAARAWNRPLVVLEALRAGYPWASDRLHRFALDGMRDNAAAYGAARVAHVRYVEPEPGAGHGLLEALARRACLVVTDEFPEFFLPHMLKAAGRKLADLGVRLEAVDGNGLLPLRVAERAWPTAPHFRRMLQHRLPEHLGWFPAEAPLREARALPPVEGTLSRWLEGVRAKWPNPAEALIGEDAGAAARALAALPIDHGVPAVPFEGGPEKGGRVLAGFLQRKFDTYATRRNEAEDPSNSGLSPYLHWGFVSVHEVFAAIAEREDWTPLRLAPKPTGKREGWWGMGASAEAFLDELVTWRELSYNTAHFVDAHDTYGSLPEWARATLHAHRRDERAELFTRDELEAGGTYDALWNATQGQLRTEGRIHNYLRILWGKKFLEWTREPEEALAFMLHLNNRWALDGRNPNSTAGITWVMGRYDHAWQERPVIGKVRPMSSAATARKIRVTDYVAKYGATLPGRTASHADAGAERGEPPAPRRERKVPRDRGPSRGAGTSNLDVLPE
- a CDS encoding helix-turn-helix transcriptional regulator is translated as MHTHEQLTAVFSALADPTRRAILAKLAQGEATVSQLAEPFQLAQPTISKHLRVLEAAGLIETGRDAQSRPRRLVPAALKTADAWLQPFREQWEGRFDRLEAHLKKKKASQSDRQRGTR
- a CDS encoding SRPBCC domain-containing protein, with product MTDIIDREQKTVSFERTLSASPEEVFDAWTQPEEISQWWDPTGAPLVSCTIDLKPQGAFRFVTAGHAPPFEGVYAVVDRPRRLEFHALGAKGTVALRRHERGTQMNVSIQCASAEHFEMFVKLGVHTGTSRTLDNLVELLDGRRKTARGA
- a CDS encoding DUF2378 family protein encodes the protein MNADEQLIFPQTVEGLFVRGLASKMSPELKGRLREEGLDLERPLAAGYPAERFARWVRIASEVLYPGLPEEQALRRVGRHFFSGYMDTLMGKALAPLMRVLGPRRTLERMERNFRSGSNYIAVRTEAAGPTEMVLHFNDVHRIPGYFAGVIEQGAEVTGAKGTIVEVLPAPAPGCALRVRWRE
- a CDS encoding alpha-amylase family glycosyl hydrolase translates to MSEPEKAHYWWQTGVIYEVYVRSFQDSDGDGIGDLAGLRRRLDYLQWLGVDILWLTPIYPSPMVEFGYDIANYTDVEPLFGTLAEFDGLLADAHARGMHIVLDIAPNHSSHRHPWFIESRSSCTHPKADWYLWRDPGPDGGPPNNWLSAFGGESAWEFEPRRGQYYYHAFMKEQPDLNWRNPEVERALFDALRFWLRRGVDGFRIDVIWHLLKDAQFRDNPPNPHYDPRSMPSNDAQRALYNTDRYEVVEIVQRMRSVLREFGKDKLMIGELYHSPERLVRFYGESAGGAQMPHNQMLVLMPWKADVLRDAIETYLAAIPEDCWPNWVLSNHDKPRIATRVGRPAQARVARMLLCTLFGTPTLYYGDELGMENVPIPPERLRDPFEALDPGRGQGRDPQRTPMQWEASAPHAGFTRGEPWLPLSEDWREVNVEVQRGRPDSMLNLTRDLLTLRRAEPAFTVGRHRLVLNEGPVLAYRREHEQGSFLVALNLSRDYATLAAPRGWEELQPVMSTLGPVAAARVHGVIALRPDEGLILRKV
- a CDS encoding glycosyl hydrolase family 28-related protein; this encodes MNRRLFLTLPALLACGGGSPSPGSPPPPTGQPFDVTAFGARGDGVTDDTAAIQAALDAAGAAGGGMVLVPSGTFRVSPSARTRLVLRSGVHLTGQGLSSVLKVRDDAGDYGTLLGAATDATPLTDVRISNLWIDQNTEANRTGSVRTGQESAVQNALRVFAGSDVHVEGVRFDGAGVNTVRLNGVDLTRVSVRSCEFRFRPKDGVADYDNSAVYFDCTHHEAQGNTFSAAIGSGARACIETHRGPSLVTGNHSDGYWTGVNAVSASGSAPEVPSGNDLQVTGNTFSRCNWGIQLWSITGRVLSNVVVSDNVLSVAQVSHGQGSCAGISFVYRASGALEGRLRGIVVRGNTVTHEDEPADGRPMADAFLTAGLSLLPAGDVEDVVVMGNLISRAPVAGLRMANALTGARAVNVRVAQNLFVDFGQNVGVPPSYRAAFYLASRLEDVVIEGNTLRDTFPVRRGLYSVYFDASPGNAAVRSHYRDNHETTADGSAFLFHSDQDLKTAGAPALPTRGTWSRGDRVLNSLPAPGAPRGWVCVESGSPGVWVVDGVL